The Paenibacillus swuensis genome contains the following window.
ATGATAACACTACTAAAGAGGTTAAGATTGCTAACATCCATACTCAACAAATATTCAATACAACGAATCGAAAGCATGCGAGTTCTAACCATTTTGAAATAGGCTTATTTAGTGGCAAAAACCAATATACACGCGATGAGATCCCATCCATATGGTCAGAAGTTGAATATGTGGGTAGCGGCGAGATCAAGATTGAACACGGGTATCCGCTGCTGTCTTATTACATTAAGGATAAAGATGGAGCTATACAACATGAATTTACAGCACCTATGAAGATGACATCTACCTTTAAACAGAGAGATAAGCAACTACGGTTTTTTCCTGAATCTTTAATCAAGAACTATCTGATAAATAGAGATTTGCTGTTAAATCGTTCTTCAACTCAACAAGAGGTAAGCGATTTTAGACTTGATCCAGGTCATTATGTCGTCGGAGCAGAAGCTGATTTTATCATAAGCGGTTCAAAAGAAACCACAACACTTCAAACTGAAATAAACATAACAGTTGTTGAGTAGGTTTCGTTTACAAATAAAAGAGACAGTATAATACTGT
Protein-coding sequences here:
- a CDS encoding stalk domain-containing protein, which produces MARKLKVKWIVMIIISVLSLMLLSINVMNGASYLKQIQAHIINVKYVINGEERTMGDEYTSLTYNNRLYVPIRFVADTLGARTLYDNTTKEVKIANIHTQQIFNTTNRKHASSNHFEIGLFSGKNQYTRDEIPSIWSEVEYVGSGEIKIEHGYPLLSYYIKDKDGAIQHEFTAPMKMTSTFKQRDKQLRFFPESLIKNYLINRDLLLNRSSTQQEVSDFRLDPGHYVVGAEADFIISGSKETTTLQTEINITVVE